From Streptomyces sp. NBC_00683, one genomic window encodes:
- a CDS encoding DegT/DnrJ/EryC1/StrS family aminotransferase: protein MRARIGRECLYVPSCRLGIYVALRHWCEPGGRVLMSPVNDDVILFVVLAAGLRPVQAPLSATDGSIDVDAVPDSVWNGLSAVLTTNLYGHPDPAPELRARCDRLGIPLIEDAAHAIGSERDGEPVGTFGNAAVFSLSKHVGAKAGGFLAVADPGLRAPLEQARDALLDPAALTAELAYAVRPYAEAAVRGLRLAPAAWWALRLLGLQEREEIRMPLRPAALQQALGTAPSLTGFHSWVRVDMHDYRVAPGRLRLRRIERLLAGLDDRLTAHRAGTERLLATRWAAPHPAGTPVQPLFRVPLLVADRDAAIAALARHRITVGYLYDPPLDTYAGEPFTDPSAHPANAAWFARHALPVDPLRAGRVIDVLTAAGIAPARELPGG from the coding sequence ATGCGCGCCCGGATCGGCCGCGAATGCCTCTACGTACCGTCGTGCAGGCTGGGCATCTACGTGGCGCTCCGGCACTGGTGCGAGCCCGGCGGCAGGGTCCTGATGTCTCCCGTCAACGACGACGTCATCCTCTTCGTCGTCCTCGCCGCGGGCCTGCGTCCCGTCCAGGCTCCGCTGTCCGCCACGGACGGTTCCATCGACGTGGACGCCGTGCCCGACTCCGTATGGAACGGGCTCTCCGCGGTCCTCACCACCAACCTGTACGGACACCCCGACCCCGCCCCGGAGCTGCGCGCGCGCTGCGACCGGCTCGGCATCCCGCTGATCGAGGACGCCGCGCACGCCATCGGCAGCGAGAGGGACGGGGAGCCGGTCGGCACCTTCGGGAACGCGGCCGTCTTCAGCCTCTCCAAGCACGTCGGCGCCAAGGCCGGGGGCTTCCTCGCCGTCGCCGACCCGGGGCTGCGCGCCCCGCTGGAGCAGGCCCGCGACGCCCTCCTCGACCCCGCCGCGCTCACCGCCGAACTCGCCTACGCCGTACGGCCGTACGCGGAGGCGGCGGTACGCGGACTGCGGCTCGCTCCCGCCGCCTGGTGGGCTCTGCGGCTCCTCGGGCTCCAGGAGCGCGAGGAGATCCGGATGCCGCTGCGGCCCGCCGCACTCCAGCAGGCCCTCGGCACCGCGCCCTCCCTGACCGGCTTCCACTCCTGGGTCCGTGTCGACATGCACGACTACCGGGTCGCCCCGGGCCGATTACGGCTGCGGCGCATCGAACGCCTGCTCGCCGGCCTCGACGACCGGCTCACCGCACACCGGGCAGGCACCGAGCGCCTCCTCGCCACCCGCTGGGCGGCGCCGCACCCTGCGGGCACCCCCGTACAGCCGCTGTTCCGGGTGCCCCTGCTGGTGGCCGACCGTGACGCGGCGATCGCCGCCCTCGCCCGGCACCGGATCACCGTCGGCTACCTCTACGACCCGCCGCTCGACACCTACGCCGGGGAACCGTTCACCGACCCCTCCGCCCACCCCGCCAACGCTGCCTGGTTCGCCCGGCACGCCCTGCCCGTCGACCCCCTGCGCGCCGGACGGGTCATCGATGTCCTCACCGCGGCAGGCATCGCGCCCGCGAGAGAGCTGCCCGGTGGCTGA
- a CDS encoding glycoside hydrolase family 26 protein, translated as MTGRPAPWPASVSRLRRPRTYLALALVSVAALLTGLIAWFGTPSSGDGDPPVPSANDLPADAATGEVTGGTCAPSATLVPPCGAWWGAYVPHAENGSLKDAVYAFEKKIGRRLDLLYTYHDMSNNKLDGQLLTPDEQVLGRDRMLMLAWESTVWREPRHANYTEDQLGWAKVASGAYDREIIDPQARRIKAYGKRVFLSFDQEVDARVGDAGTPAEYVAAYRHLHDRFEELGVDNVVWVWTVSGFLQSGELFEQLYPGDDYVDWIGMDQYNYFTCHDTTDWKDFDRSQRPTYDWLRTHISAEKPVMFAEFATVPDPADADRQREWYEEIPEVVRTMKGARALVHWNRAVPGEGCDLTVNDGPGLEGYRTAGQDDYFKQPVPGR; from the coding sequence ATGACCGGACGCCCTGCGCCGTGGCCGGCCTCCGTGTCGCGGCTGCGCCGGCCCCGTACGTACCTGGCGCTCGCCCTGGTCTCCGTAGCGGCGCTGCTGACCGGCCTCATCGCCTGGTTCGGTACGCCTTCGTCCGGTGACGGGGACCCTCCCGTACCTTCCGCGAACGACCTGCCCGCCGATGCCGCCACCGGTGAGGTGACCGGTGGCACGTGCGCCCCGTCCGCCACTCTCGTACCGCCGTGCGGAGCCTGGTGGGGCGCCTACGTCCCGCACGCGGAGAACGGCTCCCTCAAGGACGCGGTGTACGCGTTCGAGAAGAAGATCGGCCGGAGGCTCGACCTCCTGTACACGTACCACGACATGTCGAACAACAAGCTCGACGGGCAGCTCCTCACCCCCGACGAGCAGGTCCTCGGCCGGGACCGGATGCTGATGCTGGCCTGGGAGTCCACGGTGTGGCGCGAGCCCCGCCACGCGAACTACACCGAGGACCAGCTCGGCTGGGCGAAGGTCGCCTCGGGGGCGTACGACCGCGAGATCATCGACCCCCAGGCACGTCGCATCAAGGCGTACGGGAAGCGGGTGTTCCTCTCCTTCGACCAGGAGGTCGACGCCCGGGTCGGTGACGCGGGCACCCCGGCGGAGTACGTCGCCGCCTACCGCCACCTCCACGACCGGTTCGAGGAGCTGGGTGTGGACAACGTGGTGTGGGTGTGGACGGTCTCCGGCTTCCTGCAGTCGGGGGAGCTCTTCGAACAGCTCTATCCGGGGGACGACTACGTCGACTGGATCGGCATGGACCAGTACAACTACTTCACCTGCCACGACACCACGGACTGGAAGGACTTCGACCGCAGCCAGCGGCCGACGTACGACTGGCTGCGCACGCACATCAGCGCGGAGAAGCCGGTCATGTTCGCCGAGTTCGCCACCGTCCCGGATCCGGCCGACGCGGACCGCCAGCGCGAGTGGTACGAGGAGATTCCCGAGGTCGTACGGACCATGAAGGGGGCCAGGGCGCTGGTGCACTGGAACCGTGCGGTGCCGGGCGAGGGCTGCGACCTCACCGTCAACGACGGCCCGGGGCTGGAGGGTTATCGCACCGCTGGACAGGACGACTACTTCAAGCAGCCGGTCCCCGGCCGCTGA
- a CDS encoding response regulator transcription factor, which translates to MTRVLLAEDDASISEPLARALRREGYEVEVREDGPTALDAGLQGGVDLVVLDLGLPGMDGLEVARRLRADGHAVPILVLTARADEVDTVVGLDAGADDYVTKPFRLAELLARVRALLRRGATESAPQPATHGVRIDVESHRAWMGEEELQLTAKEFDLLRVLVRDAGRVVTRDQLMREVWDTTWWSSTKTLDMHISWLRKKLGDDAANPRYIATVRGVGFRFEKS; encoded by the coding sequence ATGACCCGTGTACTGCTCGCCGAGGACGACGCATCCATCTCGGAGCCTCTGGCCCGTGCCCTGCGTCGAGAGGGTTACGAGGTCGAGGTCCGCGAGGACGGCCCGACCGCACTCGACGCCGGGCTCCAGGGCGGCGTCGACCTGGTCGTGCTCGACCTGGGGCTGCCCGGGATGGACGGCCTGGAGGTCGCGCGGCGGCTGCGCGCCGACGGCCACGCCGTGCCGATCCTCGTGCTGACCGCGCGGGCCGACGAGGTGGACACCGTGGTCGGCCTGGACGCCGGAGCCGACGACTACGTCACCAAGCCCTTCCGCCTCGCCGAGCTCCTCGCCCGGGTCCGTGCCCTGCTGCGCCGCGGCGCCACCGAATCCGCCCCGCAGCCCGCCACCCACGGGGTCAGGATCGACGTCGAGTCGCACCGGGCCTGGATGGGCGAGGAGGAACTCCAGCTCACCGCCAAGGAGTTCGACCTGCTGCGGGTCCTCGTCCGGGACGCCGGCCGGGTCGTCACCCGCGACCAGCTGATGCGCGAGGTCTGGGACACCACCTGGTGGTCCTCCACGAAGACCCTCGACATGCACATCTCCTGGCTCCGCAAGAAGCTCGGCGACGACGCCGCCAATCCCCGTTACATCGCGACCGTCCGGGGCGTCGGCTTCCGCTTCGAGAAGAGCTGA
- a CDS encoding polysaccharide deacetylase family protein, translating to MSAHRSGSSGASRIPVLLYHAVMDDPPQWIAEFTVGPRAFAAQLDAIAASGRTAVPISALVDHLAGRGPLPDRPVVLTFDDGFADLPGPTAEALAGRSMPATAYLTTGALAADGRSLLPPGPMMSLEQAPLLEQYGMEVGGHTVTHCQLDTLSGAALRRELTDSKRALEDVLGHEVTHLAYPHGYNSAAVRRAARAAGYESAVAVRHALSSARDEPYRIARLILRRGHTVRDIEEWMAGGGAPVAPFPDSLPTIGWRWYRRARAAVRGPVFAG from the coding sequence ATGAGCGCTCACAGATCCGGCAGCTCCGGGGCGTCCCGGATACCCGTGCTGCTCTACCACGCGGTGATGGACGACCCCCCGCAGTGGATCGCCGAGTTCACCGTGGGGCCGCGCGCGTTCGCCGCCCAGCTGGACGCGATCGCCGCCAGTGGGCGCACCGCCGTCCCGATCAGTGCCCTCGTCGACCATCTCGCGGGGCGCGGCCCGCTGCCGGACCGTCCCGTCGTCCTCACCTTCGACGACGGTTTCGCGGATCTGCCGGGTCCCACCGCCGAGGCGCTCGCCGGGCGTTCGATGCCCGCCACCGCGTACCTCACCACCGGCGCGCTGGCGGCCGACGGCCGCAGTCTGCTGCCGCCCGGCCCGATGATGAGCCTGGAGCAGGCTCCGCTGCTCGAGCAGTACGGCATGGAGGTGGGCGGGCACACCGTCACCCACTGCCAGCTGGACACACTGTCCGGTGCTGCTCTGAGGCGCGAGCTCACCGACTCCAAGAGGGCGTTGGAGGATGTGCTGGGCCACGAGGTGACCCATCTCGCCTACCCGCACGGGTACAACAGCGCGGCTGTGCGCCGCGCTGCCCGTGCCGCCGGGTACGAGAGCGCGGTGGCCGTCCGGCACGCGCTGAGCTCCGCGCGGGACGAGCCGTACCGGATCGCGCGGCTGATTCTCCGGCGGGGGCACACGGTGCGGGACATCGAGGAGTGGATGGCGGGCGGCGGCGCTCCGGTGGCTCCGTTCCCCGACTCGCTGCCGACCATCGGCTGGCGGTGGTACCGGCGGGCCCGGGCGGCGGTACGGGGACCGGTGTTCGCGGGGTGA
- a CDS encoding lipopolysaccharide biosynthesis protein, translated as MADTTRVGPPAGGADAAQGRAADAPVPAEQDGASGDSMFRNAYALMLSTGVSAALGLGFWLVAARYYTEEAVGQGSAAIAAMRLLASVTATTMIGAVVRYVPRAGRATASLVARTYLASSVVVTVVCVVFLLTLDLWGDSYAPLGTAWAGLVFTGSCVAWAILTLQDGVLTGLRKAFWVPVGNAVFSIGKLLMLAAFATALPVLGVFVSWAAAIALSVLPLGWLIFRRLIPHQAGADRDREPPGLREIGRFLAGDSVGALFSLAMINLLPVMVAVRFDAAHNGFFYIAYTVGGTMEFMAINMASSLTAHASHSPGHLAEGVRGALRRMALLLVPVVLVLVVFAPQILAPFGHDYADHGTLVLRLLAAAALPRVLVELYIGVLRVQGRTGALAVLQGAMCAAVLGSAALLLGPLGIAGAGWAMLLSMTAVASASALGLRAALTGRPVLGRGRRQRAPKDEEFGTSWARTAARRTRERRAEEYGADWTTDTVYLRGAHDTVTPAFGIPVLVRDGSPSATDRTDGESWPNAALWLLLGLAAGLFWVPLTRVAQAGHHRLTGTELIHALPPVTVTAGVLMIVVCSGAVALHRFRPALIGSALLVTVAALHSAPPLLGVRRPAASQELHGPLARFLAEAAGLDSPAAVLLGLPLALQVLCLGLAAVLLRSAGAPRRAVAALVWALAVAGWAAQDAFAAAGLPVFCGLFAATAVALTVRGRLSGRGPAA; from the coding sequence GTGGCTGACACCACCAGAGTCGGCCCGCCGGCCGGAGGCGCCGACGCCGCACAGGGCCGTGCGGCGGACGCGCCCGTCCCGGCGGAACAGGACGGCGCGAGCGGCGACTCGATGTTCCGCAACGCCTACGCCCTGATGCTCTCCACCGGAGTCTCCGCCGCCCTCGGCCTCGGCTTCTGGCTGGTCGCGGCCCGCTACTACACCGAGGAGGCCGTCGGCCAGGGATCCGCCGCCATCGCCGCGATGCGGCTCCTCGCCTCGGTCACCGCGACGACGATGATCGGGGCCGTGGTGCGGTACGTGCCCCGGGCCGGACGCGCCACCGCGTCCCTGGTCGCCCGCACCTATCTGGCCAGCTCCGTCGTCGTCACCGTCGTCTGCGTCGTCTTCCTGCTCACCCTGGACCTGTGGGGGGACTCGTACGCCCCGCTGGGCACTGCCTGGGCCGGGCTCGTGTTCACCGGCTCGTGTGTCGCCTGGGCGATCCTCACCCTCCAGGACGGGGTACTGACCGGGCTGCGCAAGGCCTTCTGGGTGCCCGTCGGCAACGCCGTGTTCTCCATCGGCAAGCTGCTGATGCTCGCCGCCTTCGCCACCGCCCTGCCCGTACTCGGCGTGTTCGTCTCCTGGGCCGCGGCCATCGCCCTGTCCGTACTGCCGCTCGGCTGGCTGATCTTCCGCAGACTGATCCCGCACCAGGCCGGAGCCGACCGGGACCGCGAGCCGCCCGGGCTCCGGGAGATCGGCAGATTCCTGGCCGGGGACTCGGTCGGCGCCCTCTTCAGCCTCGCCATGATCAATCTGCTGCCCGTGATGGTCGCTGTCCGCTTCGACGCCGCGCACAACGGCTTCTTCTACATCGCCTACACCGTCGGCGGCACCATGGAGTTCATGGCCATCAACATGGCCTCCTCGCTCACCGCCCACGCCTCCCACAGCCCCGGCCACCTGGCCGAGGGCGTACGGGGGGCGCTGCGCCGGATGGCCCTGCTGCTGGTTCCCGTCGTCCTCGTGCTGGTCGTCTTCGCTCCGCAGATCCTCGCCCCGTTCGGCCACGACTACGCCGACCACGGCACGCTCGTCCTGCGCCTGCTGGCCGCCGCCGCACTCCCCCGGGTCCTGGTCGAGCTGTACATCGGTGTGCTGCGGGTGCAGGGCCGCACCGGTGCGCTGGCCGTCCTCCAGGGTGCGATGTGCGCGGCGGTGCTGGGCAGTGCGGCCCTGCTGCTCGGTCCGCTGGGGATCGCGGGGGCGGGCTGGGCGATGCTCCTGAGCATGACGGCGGTGGCGTCCGCGTCCGCCCTGGGACTGCGCGCCGCGCTGACGGGACGGCCCGTCCTCGGACGCGGGAGGCGGCAGCGGGCGCCGAAGGACGAGGAGTTCGGCACCAGTTGGGCCCGTACGGCGGCTCGGCGCACCCGGGAGCGGCGGGCCGAGGAGTACGGGGCGGACTGGACCACGGACACGGTGTATCTGCGCGGCGCCCACGACACGGTGACTCCCGCCTTCGGGATCCCCGTCCTCGTGCGCGACGGCTCACCGTCGGCCACGGACCGGACGGACGGCGAGTCCTGGCCGAACGCTGCGCTGTGGCTGCTGCTGGGGCTCGCCGCAGGGCTGTTCTGGGTGCCGTTGACGCGGGTCGCGCAGGCCGGCCACCACCGGCTGACGGGCACCGAGCTGATCCATGCGCTTCCTCCGGTCACCGTGACGGCGGGGGTGCTCATGATCGTCGTCTGCAGCGGAGCCGTCGCGCTCCACCGTTTCCGGCCCGCGCTGATCGGGTCGGCGCTGCTGGTGACCGTGGCGGCCCTGCACTCGGCCCCGCCGCTCCTCGGTGTCCGGCGCCCCGCCGCCTCGCAGGAGCTGCACGGGCCCCTCGCCCGCTTCCTGGCCGAGGCCGCAGGGCTGGACTCCCCGGCCGCGGTGCTCCTGGGGCTGCCGCTCGCCCTGCAGGTGCTCTGCCTGGGGCTCGCGGCCGTCCTGCTGCGGTCCGCGGGCGCCCCCCGTCGGGCTGTTGCCGCCCTGGTGTGGGCGCTCGCGGTGGCGGGGTGGGCGGCCCAGGACGCCTTCGCCGCTGCCGGACTGCCCGTGTTCTGCGGACTGTTCGCGGCAACGGCGGTGGCCCTCACCGTCCGCGGCAGGCTCAGCGGCCGGGGACCGGCTGCTTGA
- a CDS encoding ATP-binding protein: MSTTRQHPPGGLGREPDGKGAASAVPADRQWRTLSLKQASGIVPMARDFARQALHDWGWLPASGADRRAAAEDVLLVVSELVTNACLHADGPEELRIACSPKVLRVEVVDRGAGQPAPRTPHRAGRPGGHGMFIVQRLCLDWGVMRTPDEPGKTVWAELAAPA; encoded by the coding sequence ATGAGCACCACCCGGCAGCATCCGCCGGGCGGCCTCGGCCGCGAGCCGGACGGCAAGGGCGCTGCCTCTGCCGTACCTGCGGACCGGCAGTGGCGAACCCTCTCCCTGAAGCAGGCCAGTGGCATTGTGCCGATGGCCCGGGACTTCGCCCGGCAGGCCCTGCACGACTGGGGCTGGCTCCCGGCGTCCGGCGCCGATCGCCGTGCCGCCGCCGAGGACGTCCTTCTCGTCGTCTCCGAGCTCGTCACGAACGCCTGCCTGCACGCGGACGGTCCTGAGGAGCTCCGTATCGCCTGCTCGCCCAAAGTGCTGCGGGTGGAGGTCGTCGACCGCGGAGCGGGACAGCCGGCGCCGCGCACCCCGCACCGCGCGGGGCGGCCCGGCGGGCACGGCATGTTCATCGTCCAGCGGCTCTGCCTCGACTGGGGTGTCATGCGTACGCCGGACGAACCGGGCAAGACCGTGTGGGCGGAGCTGGCGGCGCCCGCGTAG
- a CDS encoding glycosyltransferase produces the protein MAVAELELGAPDGAGARITPAPGGPPFKDGPHEGEDQRVFALVRLRGRPVGTVVGRIRAGDDPASVLAGQAVDEIDLPEPLPESLPGDAPRATVVVATRERPEQLARALDSLLAQDHPDFEIVVVDNAPATTATRDLVAAGYAHRGVRHVLEPVPGLAAAHNRGIAAAEADVLAFTDDDVIADPHWLTALTLPFAADPRLGCVTGLILPARLNTPAQTLLESHGGFAKGFAGRRYDPAHPPADEPLFPFTAGRFGSGANMAFRAGPLRAVGGFDPATGTGTPARGGDDLYAFVRILAGGHPLLYTPDAIVWHHHRERWEDLCGQAYGYGAGFTACLTALLVRRPALLPALLARLPRGLAHARTMTASRATDAAGRRGVPGEHGTYTYPWPRHLSRLERRGLLYGPVGYVRARLSVRGEPRPWEGR, from the coding sequence GTGGCCGTGGCCGAGCTGGAGCTCGGGGCACCGGACGGGGCGGGCGCACGGATCACCCCCGCCCCCGGCGGCCCACCGTTCAAGGACGGCCCGCACGAGGGCGAGGACCAGCGGGTCTTCGCGCTCGTGCGGCTGCGCGGGCGCCCGGTCGGCACGGTCGTCGGCCGGATCCGGGCGGGCGACGACCCGGCCTCCGTACTCGCCGGACAGGCGGTGGACGAGATCGACCTGCCGGAGCCGCTGCCCGAGTCCCTGCCGGGCGACGCCCCCCGGGCCACCGTCGTCGTCGCGACCCGGGAGCGCCCCGAGCAGCTCGCCCGCGCGCTCGACTCACTGCTGGCCCAGGACCACCCGGACTTCGAGATCGTCGTCGTCGACAACGCACCTGCCACGACCGCCACCCGCGATCTCGTCGCGGCCGGCTACGCGCACCGAGGCGTCCGCCACGTCCTGGAACCCGTGCCCGGTCTGGCTGCCGCCCACAACCGGGGGATCGCCGCCGCCGAGGCGGACGTCCTCGCCTTCACCGACGACGACGTCATCGCCGATCCGCACTGGCTCACCGCCCTCACCCTGCCGTTCGCCGCGGACCCGCGGCTCGGCTGTGTCACCGGCCTGATCCTGCCCGCGCGGCTGAACACCCCTGCGCAGACCCTGCTGGAGAGCCACGGCGGCTTCGCCAAGGGGTTCGCCGGGCGCCGCTACGACCCCGCGCACCCGCCGGCCGACGAACCGCTCTTCCCGTTCACGGCCGGACGGTTCGGGTCCGGCGCCAACATGGCCTTCCGTGCGGGACCGTTGCGGGCCGTCGGCGGCTTCGACCCCGCCACGGGCACCGGTACCCCTGCCAGGGGCGGCGACGACCTCTACGCCTTCGTACGGATCCTCGCCGGTGGCCACCCCCTGCTCTACACACCCGACGCGATCGTCTGGCACCACCACCGGGAGCGCTGGGAGGACCTGTGCGGGCAGGCGTACGGGTACGGGGCCGGGTTCACCGCCTGTCTCACGGCACTCCTGGTCCGGCGCCCCGCCCTGCTGCCCGCCCTGCTCGCCCGGCTGCCGCGCGGTCTCGCCCACGCCCGCACCATGACGGCTTCGCGCGCCACGGACGCGGCCGGCCGACGGGGCGTTCCCGGCGAGCACGGCACGTACACCTACCCGTGGCCCCGGCATCTGTCCCGTCTGGAGCGGCGCGGCCTGCTGTACGGCCCGGTCGGATACGTACGCGCCCGGCTGTCCGTCCGAGGCGAACCACGTCCCTGGGAGGGGAGATGA
- a CDS encoding STAS domain-containing protein, with the protein MDRGTVGSANRGRLQVDVRTDGRSEVVTPVGELDHHTADLLREPLEGAVEQGRVRLVVDCSRLEFCDSTGLNVLLGARLKAEAAGGGVHLAGMLPVVARVFEITGAEAVFTVHASLEEALGA; encoded by the coding sequence ATGGACCGCGGGACGGTCGGCAGTGCGAACCGGGGTCGGCTTCAGGTCGATGTCCGGACGGACGGCCGCAGCGAGGTTGTGACGCCGGTGGGTGAGCTCGATCACCACACCGCAGATCTGCTCCGTGAACCTCTGGAGGGCGCGGTCGAGCAAGGGCGTGTGCGCCTGGTGGTCGACTGCTCGAGGCTCGAGTTCTGCGACTCCACGGGCCTCAACGTGCTGCTCGGTGCCCGCCTGAAGGCCGAAGCGGCCGGGGGCGGGGTCCACCTGGCCGGAATGCTCCCCGTGGTGGCACGCGTCTTCGAGATCACCGGGGCCGAGGCGGTCTTCACCGTCCATGCCTCACTCGAAGAGGCTCTGGGCGCCTGA
- a CDS encoding oligopeptide:H+ symporter: protein MASSLTKDSASTSGSQKTFFGHPRGLATLFMTEMWERFSYYGMRALLPLYLIAPNGLDMDPGTATAIYSVYLSLVYLLAMPGGWFGDRVWGPRKTVAIAGGTIMLGHLTLALPSEGTFFAGLGLVAIGSGLLKSNISTMVGHLYDGPDDPRRDGGFTIFYMGINLGAFAAPLVIGTIGENVNWHLGFAIAALGMGLGVAQFLLGTRHLNERSLIVPKPLSAAERASTLRKAMFWMAVAAVFYIGTVVTGVYTLNWLLVPITIAGLVIPVLVLTRIKRDKELSDTEQKKMSGYIWFFVAAAIFWMIYDQGGSTLAIFADSSAENSVLGWDFPVSWYQSVNPVLIMALAPVFAAFWMALNRRGKEPSTIVKFSSGLVLVGASFFLFLLPLTIAGDGHKAAAMWLVAIYFVQTVAELTLSPVGLSVTTKMAPAKYASQMMGVWFLAVTAGDCTTGLLSIAGVELNGTGVVALQAALAVAAGVAIFMYRGKVKTLMGDVR, encoded by the coding sequence ATGGCGTCCAGCCTGACGAAGGACTCGGCCAGTACTTCTGGTTCGCAGAAGACCTTCTTCGGCCACCCCCGCGGCCTGGCCACTCTCTTCATGACCGAGATGTGGGAGCGCTTCAGCTATTACGGCATGCGCGCCCTCCTCCCGCTCTACCTGATCGCTCCCAACGGGCTCGACATGGACCCGGGTACGGCCACCGCGATCTACTCGGTCTACCTGTCGTTGGTGTACCTGCTCGCCATGCCCGGCGGCTGGTTCGGCGACCGGGTCTGGGGCCCGCGCAAGACCGTCGCCATCGCCGGCGGCACGATCATGCTCGGCCACCTGACCCTGGCACTGCCCTCCGAGGGCACGTTCTTCGCCGGTCTCGGCCTGGTGGCCATCGGCTCCGGCCTGCTGAAGTCCAACATCTCGACGATGGTCGGCCACCTCTACGACGGCCCGGACGACCCGCGCCGCGACGGTGGCTTCACGATCTTCTACATGGGCATCAACCTGGGTGCCTTCGCCGCACCGCTCGTCATCGGCACCATCGGCGAGAACGTCAACTGGCACCTGGGCTTCGCCATCGCCGCGCTCGGCATGGGGCTGGGTGTCGCCCAGTTCCTGCTCGGCACGCGCCACCTGAACGAGCGCAGCCTGATCGTCCCGAAGCCGCTGAGCGCGGCCGAGCGTGCCTCGACCCTGCGCAAGGCCATGTTCTGGATGGCCGTCGCGGCCGTCTTCTACATCGGTACGGTCGTCACCGGCGTCTACACGCTGAACTGGCTGCTGGTCCCGATCACGATCGCGGGCCTGGTCATCCCGGTGCTGGTCCTGACGCGCATCAAGCGCGACAAGGAGCTCAGCGACACCGAGCAGAAGAAGATGTCCGGCTACATCTGGTTCTTCGTGGCCGCCGCCATCTTCTGGATGATCTACGACCAGGGCGGTTCGACCCTGGCGATCTTCGCCGACTCCTCGGCCGAGAACTCGGTCCTCGGCTGGGACTTCCCGGTCTCCTGGTACCAGTCGGTCAACCCGGTCCTGATCATGGCGCTGGCCCCGGTCTTCGCCGCCTTCTGGATGGCGCTGAACCGGCGGGGCAAGGAGCCCAGCACGATCGTGAAGTTCAGCTCCGGTCTGGTCCTGGTCGGCGCCTCGTTCTTCCTGTTCCTGCTGCCGCTGACCATCGCGGGTGACGGTCACAAGGCCGCGGCGATGTGGCTGGTCGCGATCTACTTCGTGCAGACCGTCGCCGAGCTGACGCTCTCCCCGGTCGGCCTCTCGGTCACCACGAAGATGGCTCCGGCCAAGTACGCCAGCCAGATGATGGGTGTCTGGTTCCTGGCGGTCACCGCCGGCGACTGCACCACCGGTCTGCTGTCCATCGCGGGTGTCGAACTCAACGGCACCGGGGTGGTGGCCCTCCAGGCCGCCCTCGCGGTGGCCGCGGGTGTCGCGATCTTCATGTACCGCGGCAAGGTCAAGACGCTCATGGGCGACGTCCGCTGA
- a CDS encoding RNA polymerase sigma factor SigF has protein sequence MSPRLDVSRTHNAASACPQGPTDSDSPAANAVPGPRTSSTSPRNDHDNDLLSEGPEELPEIPPFAEVGALDARALSKTLFARLESLEEGTHEYAYVRNTLVELNLALVKFAASRFRSRSEPMEDIVQVGTIGLIKAIDRFELSRGVEFPTFAMPTIVGEIKRFFRDTSWSVRVPRRLQELRLDLAKAGDELSQKLDRAPTVAELAERLGLTGDEVVEGMAASNAYTASSLDAKPEDDDNEGALADRIGYEDHGLEGIEYVESLKPLIASLPTRDRTILSLRFVANMTQSEIGEELGISQMHVSRLLSRTLVKLRKGLTLEE, from the coding sequence ATGTCACCCCGGCTCGACGTATCGCGTACCCACAACGCCGCGTCGGCATGTCCTCAGGGACCGACCGATTCCGACTCCCCCGCCGCGAACGCCGTACCCGGCCCGCGCACCAGCAGCACCTCCCCCCGCAACGACCACGACAACGACCTTCTGAGCGAGGGCCCCGAGGAACTCCCCGAGATCCCGCCCTTCGCCGAAGTCGGCGCCCTGGACGCCAGAGCGCTGTCGAAGACACTCTTCGCACGGCTCGAGTCCCTCGAAGAGGGCACCCACGAGTACGCGTACGTCCGCAACACCCTCGTCGAGCTCAACCTCGCACTGGTCAAGTTCGCGGCCTCCCGGTTCCGCTCGCGCAGCGAACCCATGGAGGACATCGTCCAGGTCGGCACCATCGGCCTGATCAAGGCGATCGACCGCTTCGAACTCAGCCGCGGCGTGGAGTTCCCGACCTTCGCGATGCCCACCATCGTCGGTGAGATCAAGCGCTTCTTCCGTGACACCAGCTGGTCCGTGCGCGTCCCGCGCCGCCTGCAGGAGCTGCGCCTCGACCTCGCCAAGGCGGGCGACGAGCTGTCCCAGAAGCTGGACCGCGCACCCACCGTGGCGGAGCTGGCCGAACGCCTCGGCCTCACCGGCGACGAGGTCGTCGAGGGCATGGCCGCGAGCAACGCGTACACCGCGAGCTCGCTGGACGCCAAGCCCGAGGACGACGACAACGAGGGCGCGCTCGCGGACCGTATCGGCTACGAGGACCACGGACTCGAAGGCATCGAGTACGTCGAGTCCCTGAAGCCGCTCATCGCTTCGCTCCCGACGCGCGACCGCACGATCCTCTCGCTGCGGTTCGTCGCCAACATGACGCAGTCGGAGATCGGCGAGGAGCTCGGCATCTCGCAGATGCACGTGTCCCGGCTGCTCTCACGGACTCTGGTCAAGCTCAGGAAGGGCCTGACACTGGAGGAATGA